Proteins co-encoded in one Streptomyces sp. NBC_01283 genomic window:
- a CDS encoding teichoic acid biosynthesis protein C has protein sequence MIPGGVQLPGESRTYTHAQRHNAGDLCLNRLSMRGKVMGRMYLKGFGHGTAISVDSSRSSEGGAVTLWVECDANPASGYGRAIGRFPYAENTVLHSADRRVTVYRPHPGSAANCAALDLNNRRLLLRYALPERRRYALYNLDTFTAGIFTPLIDFAQPGLDLGLPFQGMTLDGDYAYQLMGSGRAANSPSEPDNTVLLHCIDLRTGAVVQEHKSQAGHRLTHREPEGLSVLHGPQAKEPQLCMGFASGPVGGRKFSLYGLPTL, from the coding sequence GTGATCCCCGGCGGGGTCCAGCTCCCGGGCGAATCGCGCACATACACCCATGCGCAGCGGCACAATGCCGGTGACCTTTGCCTGAACCGGCTGTCGATGCGCGGCAAGGTGATGGGCCGGATGTACCTCAAGGGCTTCGGCCACGGCACCGCGATCAGCGTGGACAGCTCCCGCAGCAGCGAGGGCGGAGCCGTCACGCTGTGGGTCGAGTGCGACGCCAACCCGGCCTCCGGGTACGGGCGTGCGATCGGCCGCTTCCCGTACGCCGAGAACACCGTGCTGCACAGCGCTGACCGCCGTGTGACCGTCTACCGCCCGCACCCCGGCTCGGCCGCAAACTGCGCCGCCCTTGACCTGAACAACCGCCGTCTGCTGCTGCGCTACGCGCTCCCCGAGCGCCGTCGCTACGCGCTCTACAACCTGGACACCTTCACTGCCGGGATCTTCACGCCGCTGATCGACTTCGCTCAGCCGGGCCTGGACCTCGGCCTGCCCTTTCAGGGCATGACACTGGACGGCGATTACGCGTACCAGTTGATGGGCTCCGGCCGCGCCGCCAACAGCCCCTCAGAGCCGGACAACACGGTGCTGCTGCACTGCATCGACCTGCGCACGGGGGCGGTAGTGCAGGAGCACAAGTCCCAGGCCGGCCACCGGCTCACGCACCGCGAGCCCGAAGGCCTTTCCGTGCTGCACGGGCCTCAGGCGAAGGAACCGCAGCTGTGCATGGGCT
- a CDS encoding CGNR zinc finger domain-containing protein → MRNFRRQAGDTCTSATRTGTSTGGPTIPDGACRDVDTSRNGAKQLCSPACQSRVKAVAHRARRAAGA, encoded by the coding sequence GTGCGGAACTTCCGCCGCCAGGCCGGCGACACATGCACAAGCGCGACCAGGACCGGCACCTCGACCGGCGGGCCGACCATCCCGGACGGAGCTTGCCGGGACGTTGACACCTCGCGCAACGGCGCCAAGCAGTTGTGCTCCCCGGCCTGCCAGAGCCGTGTCAAGGCAGTTGCCCACCGGGCGCGTAGGGCCGCAGGCGCGTAA